tcacTCTAGCATCTTCCCcacacacactttattttttttaacagagatgTAGCCTCTGGACAGCATGTAATTCTTGCCTGTTCAGCTCTGAAGAAAGTATACAGAGACCTCTTAATACAAGGAAAAGATGGTGCACCTCTGAAGTGTGATGagtcaggaaaggaagaaaagctggCTGAAGTGAAGCTCCTTGTGGTCCATCTGACTGGGTCGTTCGAGGTCATCTCTGGACGCTTACTCAAAAGAAAAGGGCATTTTATGTCCCCTGAGTTATTGCAGTCCCAGTTTGATACTCTGGAGCCCCCATCAGCTCCAGAAAATTTCATCCAAATCAGTGTGGACAAAAATCTTTCAGAGATAATTGCTACAATTATGGAAACTCTAAAATGAAGTGAGAAGCATTTATATCAGTGGTCCAGAACACAACTGGGCATAACTCTGTCTCCCATCCCAAACCGTGTTCCAGTATCCTTGTTGATACTGTATTCTAGATTCTTCTTAAGGTGAATAAACCATAATGTATTGAGATACGCTTGTTTGGGTGGATTTTTAGGAATCTCTGATACTCTTGTCATCATGCTCTGGCATAttcagagaaaaggagaggaaacttTGAAAGTGAAGCTTCAATTGAAGTTTAAATTCGTGTGACCCAATCAAATAATCAGAGGAAATTCTATAATCTGTGCTGTAAACCATGACTTATTTAGAACACTCTTGATCATGCCTGTACTTGGACAAATAAATGAAACTTGACTATCTTTGGCACCCTCTGGAGATCGGTCTCAGGAGCAGAAAAGCGTACAAAACTGACCACCCACCAGCAAGTCGTTACACCACACAcctcttatttctctctctcagtcATTTCTAGGTAAATAAAAAGCACACGCagttcacagattaaaaaaaaaatttgcaaaggtGGAACTTGAGTGAATGAAATGCATGACTCACTGATTCAGTCTGCCCCCACCTCATTTTAGAGACCCCTGTGAGACCAGGCTGTTATCAACCTGCCCACCTTCCTGCTGTAAAAGCTGTCAATGATGGACACTAGGCAGGCTAGGAAGGAACACCAGAGGAGCTGCTATGGCCgaaaactgaaacaaaacttTCCAATGGGCAGCTTTATGCCAGTGGCAGCGGGGTTGGGCGAGGCTGTggggagcttaggggcactggtGCATTGCTGGCATGCAGCTTACCAGGTACCAGCAGGGAAAGCTGCGATCTGGCCAGCATGGGTTGGGTTTGAGCCCTTCCCTGATGGGGCTCCAGGAAGAAGCTTCCTTATCCCTCTATCCTAACCAGGGCCACAAGACCCAGCCACTTTGCAGGGCCACTGGTTGGTTCTGGCCAAAAAGTGAGTTTTGGAACCAATTACCTGTTTTCTTTCACAAGGATATGCATTTCTTTGTCTCAGGAACCACAAATAGAATATGTGCGTGGGGTGCCAATGGAATGAAAGGGCCCTTCTGGGTGGACGGAACTTGCCTAAGAAAATGTGGAGAGAATGAGGAAGGtgatggaggagtaagacgtggagctcaccttctcctcacagatatatcaaaaatacatctacatgtggaacaactcctatagaacacctactgaacactggcagaagacctcagacttccagaaaggcaagaaaatctccacgtAACTGGGGTCTTGGTTCTGTGGCCAGGGGTTGAGCCTGAGCTTCTGAGGTAGGAAGAGCCGAGAGCAggatgctggaccaccagagaactcccggcCCCAGGGAATATCAGTTGGGGAGAGccctcccagaggtctccatctcaacaccaagacctagctccactgaatggccagcaagctccaatgCTGGACGCCTCAcgctaaacaactagcaagacaggaacacaaccccacccattagcagagaggctgcctaaaatcatactaagttcacagacaccccaaaacacaccaactgATGCGGCcttgcccatcagagggacaagatccaactccacccaccagaacgcaAGCACAactcccctccacaaggaagcctacacaagccactggaccaacctcacccactgtgAGTGGACttaccagaagcaagaggaactatgaccctgcagcctgcggCAAGGAGACCCCCAaaaagtaagttaaacaaaatgagaagacagagaaatatgctgcagatgaaggagcaaggtaaaaacccacaagaccaaataaatgaagaggaaataggcaatctacctgaaaaagaattcagactaatgatagtaaagatgatccaaaatcttggaaatagaatgaagaaaatacaaaaaaaaaaaaaaaaacgtttaacaaggacctagaaggactaaaaaacaaacagtaatgaacaacacaataactgaaattaaaaatactctagaaggaatcaatagcagaaaaactgaggcagaagaacagataagtgagctgcaagatagacagaatggtggaaataactgccacagagcagaattaagaaaaaagaatgaaaagaattgaggacagtctcagagacctctgggacaacattaaatgcaccaacattcgaattataggggtctcagaagaagaagagaaagagaaagggtctgagaaaatatttgaagagattatagtcaaaacttccctaacatgggaaaggaaatagtcaatcaagtccaggaagcacagagagtcccatacaggagaaacacaccgagacacatattaatcatacTAACaggaattaaattcaaagaaaaaaatattaaaagcaacaacaaataacatacaagggaatccccataaggttatcagctgattattcaacagaaactctgcaggccagaaggcagtggaaggatatatttaaattgatgaaagggaaaaacctacaaccaagattactctacccagcaaggatctcattcagatttgatggagaaatcaaaagctttacagacaagcaaaagctaagagtattcagcaccacaaaaccagctctacaacaaacgctaaaggaagttttctaagtgggaaacacaagagaagaaaaggacctacaaaaacaaacccaaaacaattaagaaaatggtaataggtacatacatatcgataattaccttaaatataaatggattaaatgctccaaccaaaagacacagactggctgaatggatataaaaacaagacccgtatatatgctgtctacaagagacccacttcagacttaggaacacatacagactgaaagtgaggggatggaaaaagatattccatgcaaatggaaagctggagtagcaatactcgtatcagataaaatagactttaaaataaagactgttacaagagacaaggaaggggactcccctggtggcgcagtggttaagaatctgcctgccaatgcaggcaacacaggttcaagccccggtccaggaggattccacatgccgcggagcaactaagctcgtgtgccacaactactgagcctgcgctctagagcccgtgagccacaactactgagcccacgtgccacaactactgaagcctgtgggcctagagcctgtgctccgcaacaagagaagccaccgcagtgagaagcccacacactgcaatgaagagtagcccccactcgccacaactagagaaaagcctgtgcacagcaacgaagacccaactcagccataaataaataaataaataaataatagaaataaaatgctcccagtctttaaaaaaaaaaaagagagagacagggaaggacactacataatgatcaagggatcaataaaagaggaagatataacaattataaatatgcacccaacataggagcacctcatcaatacataaggcaaatgctaacagccataaaaggggaaatcgacagtaacacaataatagtgggggactttaacacctcacttacaccaatggacagatcatccagacagaaagttaaCACGGAAACACAGCTTggaatgacacagtagaccagatagatttaattgatatttataggacattccacccaaaagtggcagaatacactttcttctcaagtgcacatgggacattctccaggacagatcacatcttgggtcacaaatcaagcctcgataaatttaagaaaattgaaatcatttcaagcatcttttccgaccacaaggctatgagattagaaatcaattacagggaaaaaaactaaaaaatacaaacacatggaggataaacaatacactattaggtaaccaagagatcactgaagaaatcaaagaggaaatcaaaaaataactagagacaaatgacaatgaaaacacgacgatccaaaacctatgggatgcagcaaaagcagttctaagagggaagtttatagctatacaagcctacctcaagaaacaagaaaaatctcaaataaacaatctaaccttacacctaaaggaactagagaaagaagaacaaacaaaacccaaagttagcagaaggaaagaaatcataaagatcagagcagaaataaatgaaataaaaacaaagaaaacaatagcaaagatcaataaaactaaaagctaaacaaaattgataaacctttagccagactcatcaagaaaaagagggagagggctcaaatcaacaaaattagaaatgaaaaaggagaagttacagtggacactgcagaaatacaaaggatcataagagactgctacaagcaactatatgccaataaattggacaacctggaagaaatggacaaattcttagaaatgtataaccttccaagactgaaccaggaagaaatagaaaatataattaccaatcacatgtaatgaaattgaaactgtaatttaaaatcttccaacaaacaaaagtccaggaccagatggcttcacaggcaaattctatcaaacatttacagaagagctaacacccatccttctcaaactcttccaaaaaattgcagaggaaggaacactcccaagctcattccacaaggccaccatcaccctgataccaaaaccagacaaagatatcacaaaaaaaacaaaactacagaccaatatcactgatgaacatagatgcaaaaatcctcaacaaaatactagcaaacagaatccaaaaacgcattagaaggatcatacagcactatcaagtgggatttatcccagggatgcaaggattctttaatatacacaaatcaatcagtgtgatataccatgttaacaaattaaagaataaaaaaaccatatgatcatctcaatagatgcagaaaaagcttttgagaaaattcaacacccatttatgagaaaagctctccagaaaatgggcatagaggaacctaactcaacataataaaggccatatatgaaaaacccacagcaaacatttggGTTTGCTgtggccatatatgaaaaacccacagcaaacatttcactctcaatggtgaaaaactgaaagcaattcctctaagatcaggaagaagacaaggatgtccactctcaccactattattcaacatagttttggaagtcctagccacagcaatcagagaagaaaaagaaataaaaagaatacaaattggaaaataagtaaaactgtcactgtttgtagacgacatcataccatacataaaaaatcctaaggatgccaccagaaaactactagagctaaatcaatgaatttggtaaagtttcaaggtacaaaattaatgcacagaaatctcttgcattcctatacactaacaatgaaaaaactgaaagagaaattaaggaaacaatcccagtcaccattgcaacaaaaagaataaaatacctaggaataaacttacctaaggaggtaaaagacctgtactcagaaatctataagacactgatgaaagaaatcaaagatgacacaaaaagatgaagagatataccatgttcttagattggaagaatcaatattgtgaaaatgactatactacctaaagcaatctacagattcagtgcaatccctatcaaattaccattggcatttttcacagaactagaacaaaaatcttaaaatttgtatggagacacaaaagaccccaaatagccaaagcaatcttgaaaaagaaaaatggagctggaagaagtcaggctccctgacttcacactataccacaaagctacagtaatcaagacaatatggtactggcacaaaaacagaaatacagatcaatggtacaggatagaaggcccagagttaaacccacacatctatggtcaccttatctttgataaaggaggaaagaatatacaaagacagcctcttcaataagtgttgctgggaaaactggacagctacatgtaaaagaatgaaattagaacactccctaacaccatacacaaaaataaactcaaaatggattaaagacataaatgtaagactggacactataaaactcttagaggaaaacacaggaaaaacactctttgatgtaaatcacagcaagatcttgaCCCACCttatagagtaatgaaaataaaaataaacaaatgggacctaatgaaacttaaaagcttttgcacagcaaaggaaaccataagacaaaaagtcaaccctcagaatggaagaaaatatttgcaaacaaagcaatggacaagggattaatctccaaaatatacaaacagctcacagagctcagtatcaaaaaaacaaacaacccagtcaaaaaatgggccaaagacctaaatagacatttctccaaagaagacatacagatggccaacaaacacatgaaaagctgctcaacatcactaattattagagaaatgcaaatcaaaactacagtgaggtatcacctcacaccggtcagaatggccatcttcaaaaaatctacaaacaataaatgcaggagtgggtgtgaagaaaagggaaccctcttgcactgttggtggggatgtaaactgatacagccactactgagaacagtatggagggtccttaaaaaactaaaagtagacttaccatatgacccagcaatcccactactgggcatatacccgagaaaaccataattcaaaaagacacatgcaccccagtgttcactgcagcactatttacaatagccaggtcatggaagcaacctaaatgtccatcaacagatgaatggataaagaagatgtggtacatatgtacaatggaatattactcagccataaaaaggaacgaaattgggtcatttgtagagacgtggatggacctagagactgtcatacagagtgaagtaagtcagaaagagaaaaacatattgtatattaatgcatatatgtgaaatctagaaaaatggtacagatgaaccagtttgcaagacagaaatagaggcacagacgtagagaacaaacgtatggacaccaatggggggaagggaggggtgggatgaattgggagattgggattgacatatatacgctaatatgtgtaaaatagataactaatgagaacctgctgtatatcatagggaactctacttaatgctctgtggtgacctaaatgggaaggaaatccagaaaaagaggggatataagtatacatacagctgattcacttcactgtacagcagaaacacaacattgt
The window above is part of the Eubalaena glacialis isolate mEubGla1 chromosome 9, mEubGla1.1.hap2.+ XY, whole genome shotgun sequence genome. Proteins encoded here:
- the IDNK gene encoding probable gluconokinase isoform X2, with the protein product MKMGKGIPLNDQDRIPWLCNLHDILQRDVASGQHVILACSALKKVYRDLLIQGKDGAPLKCDESGKEEKLAEVKLLVVHLTGSFEVISGRLLKRKGHFMSPELLQSQFDTLEPPSAPENFIQISVDKNLSEIIATIMETLK
- the IDNK gene encoding probable gluconokinase isoform X1, producing MAAPGALLVMGVSGSGKSTVGALLASQLGWKFYDADDYHTEENRMKMGKGIPLNDQDRIPWLCNLHDILQRDVASGQHVILACSALKKVYRDLLIQGKDGAPLKCDESGKEEKLAEVKLLVVHLTGSFEVISGRLLKRKGHFMSPELLQSQFDTLEPPSAPENFIQISVDKNLSEIIATIMETLK